A single region of the Corallococcus caeni genome encodes:
- a CDS encoding helix-turn-helix domain-containing protein, with amino-acid sequence MHLGATLRLLRVDAGLSLRDLARRIGVSSAYLSRVENGVDAPPTQERLTAIARELDVPPGLLMDVANRVSPYVAGYLEDVPAAGTLLLDIARRKLTGAQLARVRAFLDAEFPLREVRGDEPVPPLAPLLSTERVVVQLSCGDYEDALDVAAGRLAAALPGVDAATLAQGLRRREGEVPSQVGNGVAVPHAFVAGAAPVAALVTLARPLKVESPDGQPLRLVVALVDGHVGRARLMRLAHVARLAGRGLADRLHGAEDPQRVLETLEELEALR; translated from the coding sequence ATGCACCTGGGTGCCACACTGCGGCTGTTGCGCGTCGACGCGGGCCTGTCCCTGCGCGACCTGGCGCGCCGCATCGGCGTGTCCAGCGCGTACCTCAGCCGCGTGGAGAACGGCGTGGACGCGCCGCCCACGCAGGAGCGGCTGACGGCCATCGCCCGGGAGCTGGACGTGCCCCCGGGGCTGCTCATGGACGTGGCCAACCGGGTGAGCCCGTACGTGGCGGGCTACCTGGAGGACGTGCCCGCCGCGGGCACGCTGCTGCTGGACATCGCGCGGCGCAAGCTCACCGGCGCGCAGCTGGCGCGCGTGCGGGCCTTCCTGGACGCGGAGTTCCCCCTGCGCGAGGTGCGCGGCGACGAACCCGTGCCGCCGCTGGCGCCGCTGCTGTCCACGGAGCGGGTGGTGGTGCAGCTCTCCTGCGGGGACTACGAGGACGCGCTGGACGTGGCGGCCGGGCGGCTGGCGGCGGCGCTGCCCGGCGTGGACGCGGCGACGCTGGCGCAGGGGCTGCGCCGGCGCGAGGGCGAGGTCCCGTCCCAGGTGGGCAACGGCGTCGCGGTGCCGCACGCGTTCGTCGCCGGCGCGGCCCCGGTGGCGGCGCTGGTGACGCTGGCCCGGCCCCTCAAGGTCGAGTCGCCGGACGGCCAGCCGCTGAGGCTGGTGGTGGCGCTGGTGGATGGCCACGTGGGCCGCGCGCGGCTGATGCGGCTGGCGCACGTGGCGAGGCTGGCGGGGCGCGGGCTGGCGGACCGGCTCCACGGCGCGGAGGACCCCCAGCGGGTGCTGGAGACGCTGGAGGAGCTGGAGGCGCTGCGCTGA
- a CDS encoding GNAT family N-acetyltransferase encodes MTDAELTSRLLTNLIAFKRLQAERGSLRHLQLPGVDAFALPSYQDAHFQQVLFTDADALAAALPAVTAFYRELGLSRWRVTVTPGQRDALRVLGGNGYRPDFTVVAMGAWLHELPDQAPGVPVETVEDMGDLVELNVQTYGQEWRDILAVWRRPPLPVPVHTVVARENGKALSCGLAVDVADTAGVYLVATHPDARGLGLASAVMRGLISEARRRGCTAMVLQSTPAGLRVYRHLGFRDIGAWEHWVPPRAG; translated from the coding sequence ATGACGGATGCCGAACTCACCTCTCGACTTCTCACCAACCTCATCGCCTTCAAGCGCCTCCAGGCAGAGCGCGGCTCGCTGCGCCACCTCCAGCTCCCCGGCGTGGACGCGTTCGCCCTGCCGTCGTACCAGGACGCGCACTTCCAGCAGGTCCTCTTCACGGACGCGGACGCGCTGGCCGCCGCGCTGCCGGCCGTCACGGCCTTCTACCGGGAGCTGGGGCTTTCGCGCTGGCGCGTCACCGTGACGCCGGGGCAGCGGGACGCGCTGCGGGTGCTGGGCGGGAACGGCTACCGGCCGGACTTCACCGTCGTGGCCATGGGGGCCTGGCTGCACGAGCTGCCGGACCAGGCGCCCGGGGTGCCGGTGGAGACCGTGGAGGACATGGGCGACCTGGTGGAGCTCAACGTCCAGACCTACGGCCAGGAGTGGCGGGACATCCTCGCCGTCTGGCGGCGGCCGCCGCTGCCTGTTCCGGTGCACACGGTGGTGGCGCGAGAGAACGGGAAGGCGCTGTCCTGCGGGCTGGCGGTGGACGTGGCGGACACCGCGGGCGTGTACCTGGTGGCCACCCACCCGGACGCGCGGGGGCTGGGGCTCGCGTCGGCGGTGATGCGCGGGCTCATCTCCGAGGCGCGCCGGCGCGGGTGCACCGCGATGGTGCTCCAGTCCACCCCGGCGGGCCTGCGCGTGTACCGGCACCTGGGCTTCCGCGACATCGGCGCCTGGGAGCACTGGGTGCCGCCGCGGGCGGGCTGA
- the gyrB gene encoding DNA topoisomerase (ATP-hydrolyzing) subunit B, translating into MEKTPATGAALAAPPAEYGTDSITKLEGLEAVRKRPGMYIGDTMTYGLHKLVYEVVDNSVDEALAGHCTDIEVIIHVDGSLSVQDNGRGIPVGPHPDPKFKGKDTLEVVLTELHAGSKFGNGAYKVSGGLHGVGVTCVNFLSEWFKVRIQRAGKVYEQSYARGVSNGSPQEVGTTDKVGTLIHFKPDSQVMETVDFNFETLSQRLRELAFLNAGLHITIRDERTQKEHDFKFDGGISSFVEYLNKAKEALHDKPVYIKSEREGVSLEIAMQWNDGYDERIFTFANNINTHEGGSHLSGFKAALTRTLNSYAEKGGLWKDLKETPTGEDAREGLSAVISVKLSNPQFEGQTKTKLGNSEVKGLVEQMVNDQLATFLEENPPLAKKVVVKIGDACRARIAARKARETVRRKGVLDGGGLPGKLADCQSRDPHESELYIVEGDSAGGSAKQGRDRRNQAILPLRGKILNVEKARFEKMLTSAEIVTLITALGTGIGAEDYDPEKARYHRIILMTDADVDGSHIRTLLLTFFYRQMRELIDRGYVYIAQPPLYKVTRNKKDSYVKDERALNEYLLRIAAEHCRVKTPAGELGGADFKALLEKVITYEERLEKQAKRRDARIVDALVQATNLRADLLADEAAVEAELATMRDYCQRRMPEVVGRLSTRLEQDAEHASKKLVVTTDVNGSMRESVFDHAYLSSPEYLELVALREVFHSLGKAPYRVQVDAGEVTAFSVQEVLAAVRKDAQKGLGLQRYKGLGEMNPEQLWETTMNPTTRTLLQVRVEDAVESDDIFSLLMGEAVEPRREFIERNALDVQNLDI; encoded by the coding sequence ATGGAAAAGACCCCCGCTACCGGCGCCGCGCTGGCCGCGCCGCCCGCCGAGTATGGGACGGACAGCATCACCAAGCTCGAAGGGCTGGAGGCCGTCCGCAAGCGCCCTGGCATGTACATCGGCGACACGATGACCTACGGGCTCCACAAGCTCGTCTACGAGGTCGTCGACAACTCGGTGGACGAGGCCCTGGCCGGCCACTGCACGGACATCGAGGTCATCATCCACGTGGACGGCTCGCTCAGCGTCCAGGACAACGGCCGCGGCATCCCCGTGGGCCCGCACCCCGACCCCAAGTTCAAGGGCAAGGACACGCTGGAGGTCGTGCTCACGGAGCTGCACGCCGGCAGCAAGTTCGGCAACGGCGCGTACAAGGTGTCCGGCGGCCTGCACGGCGTGGGCGTCACCTGCGTGAACTTCCTGTCGGAGTGGTTCAAGGTCCGCATCCAGCGCGCCGGCAAGGTCTACGAACAGTCCTACGCGCGCGGCGTGTCCAACGGTTCCCCGCAGGAAGTGGGCACCACGGACAAGGTCGGCACGCTGATCCACTTCAAGCCGGACTCGCAGGTCATGGAGACGGTGGACTTCAACTTCGAGACGCTCAGCCAGCGCCTGCGCGAGCTGGCGTTCCTCAACGCGGGCCTGCACATCACCATCCGCGACGAGCGCACCCAGAAGGAGCACGACTTCAAGTTCGACGGCGGCATCTCCTCCTTCGTGGAGTACCTCAACAAGGCGAAGGAGGCGCTGCACGACAAGCCCGTCTACATCAAGTCGGAGCGCGAGGGCGTGTCGCTCGAAATCGCCATGCAGTGGAACGATGGCTACGACGAGCGCATCTTCACCTTCGCCAACAACATCAACACCCACGAGGGTGGCAGCCACCTGTCCGGCTTCAAGGCCGCGCTCACGCGCACGCTCAACAGCTACGCGGAGAAGGGCGGCCTCTGGAAGGACCTGAAGGAGACGCCCACCGGCGAGGACGCGCGCGAAGGCCTGTCCGCGGTCATCTCCGTGAAGCTCTCCAACCCCCAGTTCGAGGGCCAGACGAAGACGAAGCTGGGCAACAGCGAGGTGAAGGGCCTGGTCGAGCAGATGGTGAATGATCAGCTCGCCACCTTCCTGGAGGAGAACCCGCCGCTCGCGAAGAAGGTCGTGGTGAAGATTGGCGACGCGTGCCGCGCGCGCATCGCCGCGCGCAAGGCCCGTGAGACGGTGCGCCGCAAGGGCGTGCTGGACGGCGGCGGCCTGCCCGGCAAGCTCGCGGACTGCCAGAGCCGCGACCCGCACGAGAGCGAGCTGTACATCGTGGAGGGTGACTCCGCAGGTGGCTCCGCGAAGCAGGGCCGGGACCGGCGCAACCAGGCCATCCTCCCGTTGCGCGGCAAGATTTTGAACGTGGAGAAGGCGCGCTTCGAGAAGATGCTGACCAGCGCCGAGATCGTCACGCTCATCACCGCGCTGGGCACGGGCATCGGGGCGGAGGACTACGACCCGGAGAAGGCGCGCTACCACCGCATCATCCTGATGACGGACGCCGACGTGGACGGCAGCCACATCCGCACGCTGCTGCTCACGTTCTTCTACCGGCAGATGCGCGAGCTCATCGACCGGGGCTACGTCTACATCGCGCAGCCGCCGCTCTACAAAGTCACGCGCAACAAGAAGGACAGCTACGTCAAGGACGAGCGCGCGCTCAACGAGTACCTGCTGCGCATCGCCGCGGAGCACTGCCGGGTGAAGACGCCCGCGGGTGAGCTGGGCGGCGCGGACTTCAAGGCGCTCCTGGAGAAGGTCATCACCTACGAGGAGCGGCTGGAGAAGCAGGCCAAGCGCCGCGACGCGCGCATCGTGGACGCGCTGGTGCAGGCCACCAACCTGCGCGCGGACCTGCTGGCGGACGAGGCCGCGGTGGAGGCGGAGCTCGCCACCATGCGCGACTACTGCCAGCGGCGCATGCCGGAGGTGGTGGGCCGGCTGTCCACGCGGCTGGAGCAGGACGCGGAGCACGCGTCCAAGAAGCTGGTGGTGACGACGGACGTGAACGGCTCCATGCGCGAGTCCGTGTTCGACCACGCCTACCTGTCCTCGCCGGAGTACCTGGAGCTCGTCGCCCTGCGCGAGGTGTTCCACTCGCTGGGCAAGGCGCCCTATCGCGTGCAGGTGGACGCGGGCGAGGTCACGGCGTTCTCCGTGCAGGAGGTGCTGGCCGCGGTCCGCAAGGACGCGCAGAAGGGCCTGGGCCTGCAGCGCTACAAGGGTCTGGGGGAGATGAACCCGGAGCAGCTCTGGGAGACCACCATGAACCCCACCACGCGCACGCTGCTCCAGGTGCGGGTGGAGGACGCGGTGGAGAGCGACGACATCTTCTCGCTGCTCATGGGCGAGGCGGTGGAGCCCCGCCGCGAGTTCATCGAGCGCAACGCGCTGGACGTGCAGAACCTGGACATCTGA
- a CDS encoding protein kinase domain-containing protein: MAVTYRARMTGAMGVTKPCVIKQILPHFVDDHDFVEMFISEARLVAGLTHGNIAQIFDFGEVDGQYFIAMELVHGQPLSKVLRRASRAGIGFMPQPLALHIASKLCEGLDYAHRHVGEDGQMLGLVHRDVSPDNVLISYEGEVKVIDFGIAKATSAVEAKTSPGTLKGKYPYFSPEQAQGRQDLDARTDVYAAGIVLYEMLCGRRPFEGEFVTVLPRIVTGDCLPPSAINPTIGEDLETIIAHAMAVDREARYQTAKDLSESAVELLYRDTPRFTPTMLSQLMTYLFAEELAAEGRKVELPPGFKEQLAAWQSPGSEPSQGRARLPSSNGRSSSPGNPSSPGVARPSSPGVARPSSPGVRAPSASGLRPATDGSAPRRSATQATAVRKSTTGVRRVTPGGTRENTGTGRRPLPPELPPEPDTDGGTEPTAMPRTLPTLAAPRDTPVETAIAPEPPEPEEQQAPRARTTADDAREQLAAEAAEREAKRVKQVRQLSMVAFGVTAVLIVIGLLIHFLSPAEEGEGSDAPVVLWITSNPAGAAVVVNGRPVGNTPSRIIGADQRTPHTIVVTRPGYRAWTRRFTPNQPEVHVKAELEVAPGTTQMVSEIPTATTPDAGAEAPDAGTAAAVVAATAAPAEDGGTATETDAGLASNDAGALAEAELPDRDMRHVEYPTRLLVLRPMYNALPLPEYPTATIDVSPGAAYSVWTEGSAALAEGDGTASGTLVYYAEGDLPADNAVGFISSAPRTIKGAKKLHFFALDDTGPEDNRGSIRVHLRQSAYIPPRSVLFEADKNAVQVKPLHQMLLKGLNPKSTYAFTVRDDFAEVRSGAQGRVHTVLCVEKGPRAESVRSTHRLFETGKRYQVSGVQDLRCVFPDLQLGDNQGALDFDIVDVTNMSRKERAEALRGAKSSER; encoded by the coding sequence ATGGCGGTCACCTACCGCGCGCGCATGACGGGCGCGATGGGCGTTACCAAGCCCTGCGTCATCAAGCAGATCCTCCCGCACTTCGTGGACGACCACGACTTCGTGGAGATGTTCATCAGCGAGGCGCGCCTGGTGGCGGGCCTGACGCACGGGAACATCGCGCAGATCTTCGACTTCGGTGAAGTGGACGGGCAGTACTTCATCGCCATGGAGCTGGTGCACGGCCAGCCCCTGTCGAAGGTGCTGCGCCGGGCGTCGCGCGCGGGCATCGGCTTCATGCCGCAGCCCCTGGCGCTGCACATCGCCAGCAAGCTGTGCGAAGGCCTGGACTACGCGCACCGCCACGTGGGCGAGGACGGCCAGATGCTGGGCCTGGTCCACCGCGACGTGTCCCCCGACAACGTCCTCATCTCCTACGAGGGCGAGGTCAAGGTCATCGACTTCGGCATCGCCAAGGCGACGAGCGCCGTGGAGGCCAAGACGTCTCCGGGCACGCTCAAGGGCAAGTACCCGTACTTCTCCCCGGAGCAGGCGCAAGGCAGGCAGGACCTGGACGCGCGCACGGACGTGTACGCCGCGGGCATCGTCCTCTACGAGATGCTCTGCGGCCGGCGCCCCTTCGAGGGCGAGTTCGTCACCGTGCTGCCCCGCATCGTCACCGGCGACTGCCTGCCCCCGTCCGCCATCAACCCGACCATCGGCGAGGACCTGGAGACCATCATCGCGCACGCGATGGCGGTGGACCGCGAGGCGCGCTACCAGACGGCGAAGGACCTGAGCGAGTCCGCGGTGGAGCTGCTCTACCGGGACACGCCCCGCTTCACGCCCACGATGCTGAGCCAGCTCATGACGTACCTCTTCGCGGAGGAGCTGGCCGCCGAGGGACGCAAGGTGGAGCTGCCGCCCGGCTTCAAGGAGCAGCTGGCGGCGTGGCAGTCGCCGGGGTCGGAGCCCTCGCAGGGCCGCGCGCGGCTGCCGTCCAGCAACGGCCGGTCTTCCAGCCCGGGCAACCCCAGCAGCCCCGGCGTGGCCCGCCCGTCCAGCCCGGGCGTGGCGCGGCCCTCCAGCCCCGGCGTGCGCGCCCCCAGCGCGTCCGGCCTGCGCCCCGCGACGGATGGCAGCGCCCCGCGCCGCTCGGCCACCCAGGCCACCGCCGTGCGCAAGAGCACCACCGGCGTGCGCCGCGTGACGCCGGGGGGCACCCGCGAGAACACCGGCACCGGCCGCCGCCCCCTGCCGCCCGAGCTCCCGCCCGAGCCGGACACCGATGGCGGCACCGAGCCCACGGCGATGCCCCGGACGCTGCCCACCCTGGCCGCGCCGCGTGACACGCCGGTGGAGACGGCCATCGCGCCCGAGCCGCCGGAGCCCGAGGAGCAGCAGGCCCCCCGCGCCCGCACCACCGCGGACGACGCGCGCGAGCAGCTGGCCGCCGAGGCCGCCGAGCGTGAGGCCAAACGCGTGAAGCAGGTGCGCCAGCTGAGCATGGTCGCGTTCGGCGTCACCGCCGTGCTCATCGTCATCGGCCTGTTGATCCACTTCCTGTCCCCGGCGGAAGAGGGCGAGGGCTCGGACGCGCCCGTCGTCCTGTGGATCACCTCCAACCCGGCGGGTGCCGCCGTCGTCGTCAACGGCCGGCCGGTGGGGAACACGCCCAGCCGCATCATCGGCGCGGATCAGCGCACGCCCCACACCATCGTCGTCACCCGGCCGGGCTACCGCGCCTGGACGCGGCGCTTCACCCCCAACCAGCCGGAGGTCCACGTCAAGGCGGAGCTGGAGGTGGCGCCCGGCACCACCCAGATGGTGTCGGAGATCCCCACCGCCACCACGCCCGACGCGGGCGCCGAAGCCCCGGACGCGGGCACCGCCGCCGCGGTCGTCGCCGCCACGGCTGCGCCCGCCGAGGACGGCGGCACCGCGACGGAGACGGACGCAGGCCTGGCCTCCAACGACGCGGGGGCCCTGGCCGAGGCGGAGCTGCCCGACCGCGACATGCGGCACGTGGAGTACCCCACGCGCCTGCTGGTGCTGCGCCCCATGTACAACGCGCTGCCCCTGCCGGAGTACCCGACGGCCACCATCGACGTGTCGCCCGGGGCCGCCTACTCGGTGTGGACCGAGGGCAGCGCGGCGCTGGCGGAAGGCGACGGCACCGCGTCCGGCACGCTCGTCTACTACGCGGAAGGCGACCTGCCGGCGGACAACGCCGTGGGCTTCATCAGCAGCGCGCCGCGCACCATCAAGGGCGCGAAGAAGCTCCATTTCTTCGCCCTGGACGACACCGGCCCCGAGGACAACCGCGGCTCCATCCGCGTGCACCTGCGGCAGTCCGCGTACATCCCGCCCCGCTCGGTGCTGTTCGAGGCCGACAAGAACGCCGTGCAGGTGAAGCCCCTGCACCAGATGCTGCTGAAGGGGCTCAACCCGAAGTCCACCTACGCCTTCACCGTGCGCGACGACTTCGCGGAGGTGCGCTCCGGCGCCCAGGGCCGCGTGCACACGGTGCTGTGCGTGGAGAAGGGCCCCAGGGCCGAGTCCGTGCGCAGCACGCACCGCCTCTTCGAGACGGGCAAGCGCTACCAGGTGTCCGGCGTGCAGGACCTGCGCTGCGTCTTCCCCGACCTGCAGCTGGGGGACAACCAGGGCGCGCTCGACTTCGACATCGTCGACGTGACGAACATGTCCCGCAAGGAGCGCGCGGAAGCGCTGCGCGGGGCCAAGAGCTCCGAGCGGTAG
- a CDS encoding metallophosphoesterase family protein, which produces MGALGLTAALLSTGCVRPSEDRAVRDTRVGQAQADALTVEVEGGLASVRTLSSGTLELWGQAPVFTTRVTAGADARTDWLFTVHNAMPAAVLDAVDEAGTPLTVEALPDAHPTMKAWRVALRPGTTARLTVAPPDWDTREPFRFAALADVQEALSKVGDIYARLNQDPSLRFIFFAGDLTEYGTREQLEEFQQRLEADSRIPLFATLGNHETFSDDAREYQRLVGRGSQHFTFRGVHFSLVDSGSSTVDPMVEEALDGWLEEARDAVHVVAMHIPPLDPIGVRGGGFAMRNEAAGLVGKMARAGVDLTLYGHIHSYYSFSNAGIPAFISGGGGAIPERFDGVGRHFLAVDVDPSTGVRDVGLVRVD; this is translated from the coding sequence CTGGGTGCGCTGGGCCTGACGGCGGCCCTGCTATCCACGGGCTGCGTGCGTCCCAGCGAGGACCGCGCGGTGCGCGACACGCGCGTGGGTCAGGCGCAGGCGGACGCGCTGACGGTGGAGGTGGAAGGCGGGCTCGCGTCGGTGCGGACGCTCTCATCCGGCACGCTGGAGTTGTGGGGCCAGGCGCCGGTGTTCACCACGCGCGTCACCGCTGGAGCCGATGCGCGCACGGACTGGCTGTTCACGGTGCACAACGCGATGCCGGCCGCGGTGCTGGACGCGGTGGACGAAGCGGGCACGCCGCTGACGGTGGAGGCATTGCCGGACGCGCACCCGACGATGAAGGCGTGGCGCGTGGCCTTGAGGCCAGGGACGACGGCGCGCCTGACGGTGGCGCCGCCGGACTGGGACACGCGCGAGCCGTTCCGCTTCGCCGCGCTGGCGGACGTGCAGGAGGCGCTGTCGAAGGTGGGGGACATCTACGCGCGGCTGAACCAGGACCCCTCCTTGCGCTTCATCTTCTTCGCGGGGGACCTGACGGAGTACGGCACGCGCGAGCAACTGGAGGAGTTCCAGCAGCGGCTGGAGGCGGACTCGCGCATCCCGCTGTTCGCCACGCTGGGCAACCACGAGACCTTCTCGGACGACGCGCGCGAATACCAGCGGCTGGTGGGCCGTGGCAGCCAGCACTTCACCTTCCGGGGCGTGCACTTCAGCCTGGTGGACTCCGGCAGCAGCACGGTGGATCCGATGGTGGAGGAGGCGCTGGACGGCTGGCTGGAGGAGGCGCGCGACGCCGTGCACGTGGTGGCGATGCACATTCCCCCGTTGGATCCGATTGGCGTCCGGGGCGGAGGCTTCGCGATGCGCAACGAGGCTGCTGGGCTGGTGGGGAAGATGGCGAGGGCAGGGGTGGACCTGACGCTCTACGGCCACATCCACTCCTACTATTCGTTCTCGAACGCGGGCATCCCGGCGTTCATCTCCGGAGGGGGCGGCGCGATCCCGGAGCGCTTCGACGGGGTGGGCCGGCACTTCCTGGCGGTGGACGTGGATCCGTCAACCGGGGTGCGGGACGTAGGGCTGGTGCGGGTGGATTGA
- a CDS encoding TonB-dependent receptor domain-containing protein, with translation MLSRSNFVRAFVASLVLITLPAFAQAPGADSTAPAAPSPSASPGQQPAGELPPPPGTTPAPSQPDGALPTSPAPSLGTQPGSAANPQPVAPAQPGSAPAQAAQPVDPSAPAAAQSGTPADGATSSEATASDEAAMGDEAVAESAAPPPGFTGIYGRLTDEANGEGLIEATVKVVTGADKQALTDLDGNYKLALPPGKYDLRAFYDVYQGRRITGVIVTQGKATKLDVALSADVGAVQEVVVEARSDRRAEGALLQDRKKAAAVSDAISAQEIARTPDSSAGDAVKRVVSATVVDGRYVLLRGLGGRYATTLLNGALLPSPEPDEPSVPLDLFPTSLLANLNVVKSYTPDLPGTFGGGTLLIETNTYPSQFEFKPRLTLGGDTVTTFRERNSQAQGGFGETLGFASSDRALPDALPRDHRLGAGGESAQQLEGQWESFTNVWEKRTTRAAPNLGLGASLGDTLRFGNQRLGYLATVNYGHRDGVQTGDFARAARDESGSLISQDVARTTQGFSTANLSGLASLGYQFDRDNELTLFSLYTRGTDTRTYSANGNNNVRGDTYASTRLQFITRALSFTQLRGFHRLGLLGDSEVDWQANVSRVDRDEPDTRDTLYSAATNDPDAQLSFPNQPNSGERFFAELGETSTGGSLNLTLPFTSDFRLKVGGLTQVSFRDFNARRFRYLLTEEPVDRTQSPEQLFSPDNVGTSITVRETTRADDAYNAFLGIYAGYVSADYKPVEPLRLVGGVRLEASSQELTLKDPFTGVESDTGGADQHYLDVLPSLNATYALSPEVNLRAGYSYTLARPTFRELAPFIFFDFVRRRNVSGNPDLLETRIHNVDLRAEWFVGENDVLAASAFYKRFQNPIERVIRNPDSGDLGFENAAGADSYGVELEARTSLARFSPTLRPVRVGANLTLIQSQVDLGDSAVVGAQTNKDRPLQGQSPYVINVNVGYERPESGTEVAVLYNVYGQRISEVGVQGLPDVYERPFHRVDLSLTQKLGATQLKLTAANLLNASVTLRQGDVTVQTYKPGVAFTASLGWAL, from the coding sequence GTGTTGTCTCGTTCGAACTTCGTGCGCGCCTTCGTGGCGTCACTCGTGCTCATCACCCTGCCTGCCTTCGCGCAGGCGCCCGGCGCGGACTCCACCGCGCCCGCCGCGCCTTCGCCCTCCGCCTCTCCCGGCCAGCAGCCCGCCGGAGAGCTTCCGCCTCCTCCGGGCACGACGCCCGCGCCGTCGCAGCCGGACGGAGCGCTGCCCACCAGCCCCGCGCCGTCGCTGGGCACGCAGCCTGGGAGCGCCGCGAACCCGCAGCCTGTTGCTCCCGCGCAGCCGGGAAGCGCGCCTGCGCAGGCCGCGCAGCCCGTGGATCCTTCGGCTCCGGCCGCCGCGCAGTCCGGCACTCCGGCCGACGGTGCCACTTCTTCCGAGGCCACGGCCTCCGACGAAGCCGCCATGGGCGATGAAGCCGTCGCCGAATCCGCCGCGCCGCCGCCGGGCTTCACCGGCATCTACGGCCGCCTGACGGACGAGGCCAACGGTGAAGGTCTCATCGAGGCCACCGTGAAGGTCGTCACGGGCGCCGACAAGCAGGCCCTCACCGACCTGGACGGCAACTACAAGCTCGCGCTGCCGCCGGGCAAGTACGACCTGCGCGCCTTCTACGACGTGTACCAGGGCCGCCGCATCACGGGCGTCATCGTCACGCAGGGCAAGGCCACGAAGCTGGATGTCGCGCTCAGCGCGGACGTGGGCGCGGTGCAGGAGGTCGTCGTCGAGGCCCGCTCCGACCGCCGCGCGGAAGGCGCCCTCCTCCAGGACCGCAAGAAGGCCGCCGCCGTCTCCGACGCCATCAGCGCGCAGGAAATTGCCCGCACGCCGGACTCCAGCGCCGGTGACGCCGTGAAGCGCGTGGTCAGCGCCACCGTGGTGGACGGCCGCTACGTCCTGCTGCGCGGCCTGGGTGGCCGCTACGCCACCACGCTCCTCAACGGCGCGCTGCTGCCCAGCCCGGAGCCGGACGAGCCGAGCGTGCCGCTGGACCTGTTCCCCACGAGCCTGCTCGCCAACCTCAACGTGGTGAAGAGCTACACGCCGGACCTGCCGGGCACCTTCGGCGGCGGCACGCTCCTCATCGAGACCAACACCTACCCGTCCCAGTTCGAGTTCAAGCCGCGCCTCACCCTGGGCGGCGACACCGTCACCACCTTCCGCGAGCGCAACTCGCAGGCGCAGGGCGGCTTCGGTGAGACGCTGGGCTTCGCCTCCTCCGACCGCGCCCTGCCGGACGCGCTCCCCCGCGACCACCGCCTGGGCGCGGGCGGCGAGTCCGCGCAGCAGTTGGAAGGCCAGTGGGAGAGCTTCACCAACGTCTGGGAGAAGCGCACCACGCGCGCCGCCCCCAACCTGGGCCTGGGCGCGTCCCTGGGTGACACGCTGCGCTTCGGCAACCAGCGCCTGGGCTACCTGGCCACCGTCAACTACGGCCACCGCGACGGCGTGCAGACGGGTGACTTCGCCCGCGCGGCCCGCGACGAGTCCGGCAGCCTCATCTCCCAGGACGTCGCGCGCACCACGCAGGGCTTCTCCACCGCGAACCTCAGCGGCCTGGCCAGCCTGGGCTACCAGTTCGACCGCGACAACGAGCTGACCCTCTTCAGCCTCTACACGCGCGGCACCGACACGCGCACGTACTCCGCCAACGGCAACAACAACGTGCGCGGCGACACCTACGCCAGCACCCGCCTCCAGTTCATCACCCGCGCGCTGTCCTTCACACAGCTGCGCGGCTTCCACCGCCTGGGCCTCCTGGGTGACTCCGAAGTGGACTGGCAGGCCAACGTCTCCCGCGTGGACCGCGACGAGCCCGACACGCGCGACACGCTCTACAGCGCCGCCACCAACGACCCGGACGCGCAGCTGTCCTTCCCCAACCAGCCCAACAGCGGCGAGCGCTTCTTCGCGGAGCTGGGCGAGACGTCCACCGGCGGCAGCCTCAACCTCACCCTGCCCTTCACCTCCGACTTCCGCCTGAAGGTGGGCGGCCTCACGCAGGTGTCCTTCCGCGACTTCAACGCGCGCCGCTTCCGCTACCTGCTCACCGAGGAGCCGGTGGACCGCACCCAGTCCCCCGAGCAGCTCTTCTCCCCGGACAACGTGGGCACCTCCATCACCGTGCGCGAGACGACGCGCGCGGACGACGCCTACAACGCGTTCCTGGGCATCTACGCCGGCTACGTGTCCGCGGACTACAAGCCCGTGGAGCCGCTGCGCCTGGTGGGCGGCGTGCGCCTGGAAGCGTCCTCGCAGGAGCTGACGCTCAAGGACCCCTTCACCGGCGTGGAGAGCGACACCGGCGGCGCGGATCAGCACTACCTGGACGTGCTGCCGTCGCTCAACGCCACCTACGCGCTGTCGCCGGAGGTGAACCTGCGCGCGGGCTACAGCTACACGCTGGCGCGGCCCACCTTCCGCGAGCTGGCGCCCTTCATCTTCTTCGACTTCGTGCGCCGCCGGAACGTGTCCGGCAACCCCGACCTGCTGGAGACGCGCATCCACAACGTGGACCTCCGCGCCGAGTGGTTCGTGGGGGAGAACGACGTGCTGGCCGCGAGCGCCTTCTACAAGCGCTTCCAGAACCCCATCGAGCGCGTCATCCGCAACCCGGACTCGGGCGACCTGGGCTTCGAGAACGCCGCGGGCGCGGACAGCTACGGCGTGGAGCTGGAGGCGCGCACGTCGCTGGCCCGCTTCAGCCCCACGCTGCGCCCGGTGCGCGTGGGCGCGAACCTCACGCTCATCCAGTCGCAGGTGGACCTGGGTGACTCCGCGGTGGTGGGCGCGCAGACGAACAAGGACCGCCCGCTCCAGGGCCAGTCCCCCTACGTCATCAACGTGAACGTGGGCTACGAGCGGCCGGAGAGCGGCACCGAAGTGGCCGTGCTCTACAACGTGTACGGCCAGCGCATCAGCGAGGTCGGCGTGCAGGGCCTGCCGGACGTGTACGAGCGGCCCTTCCACCGCGTGGACCTCAGCCTCACCCAGAAGCTGGGCGCGACGCAGCTGAAGCTGACCGCCGCGAACCTCCTCAACGCGTCCGTCACCCTCCGCCAGGGGGACGTGACGGTGCAGACGTACAAGCCCGGCGTGGCGTTCACCGCGTCGCTCGGCTGGGCCCTGTAG